Genomic segment of Microbacterium hydrocarbonoxydans:
CGAGCCGTTGACGGTCTGGCGGTCGGCCCAGAACCCTCCGGTGATGCGCACCTCGTCGAGGCCGAGCGGGCGCAGGCATCCGTGCGTGGGGACCACGGGGGCGGCAGGTGTTGTGGTGTCGAGCATGGTCATCCTTTGAAGGCGCCGGACATGAAGCCGCGCACGTAGTGTCGTTGCAGGATCAGGAAGAGCAGGATGCAGGGCAGCGCCAGCACGACGACTCCCGCCTCGGTGGCGCCGTAGTCGACGACACCCTGCACCTGTCCTCGGAGGTTCGCGACCGCGAGCGGCAGCGTCATGCGGTTGGTGTCGTTGATGAGGATCAGCGGCGCCATGAAGTCGTTCCACGCGGTGAGGAAGGCGAACAGCCCGACGGTGACGAGGCCCGGCTTGACCGCGGGCAGCAGCACCCGCCACAGGGCGCCCCAGCTGGAGCATCCGTCGACCATCGCCGCCTCGTCCATCTCGCGGGGGATCGACTCGAACGAGATGCGCATCATGAACATCGAGAACGGCAACTGGAACATGGCGATCACGAGCGCGACACCGACCAGCGAGTTCTGCAGGCCGACCGCATTGAGGATCACGTAGAGCGGGATCAGCAGCGTCGCGTACGGCACCATCAGGATGGCGAGGGTCAGTAGGAACAGGGCGTTCTTGCCGGGGAACGAGAAGCGCGCGAACGCGTAGCCGCCGAGCAACGAGATGAACAGCGTCAACGCGACCGTGAGCACCGAGACGAACAGCGAGTTGCCCAGGTACACCCAGATGCCGGCCTGGTACTCGCCGAGGGCGGCGTAGTTGCCGAACCCCCAGCCGTCGGTCTGGCTGGTGCCGGCCATCGGGCTGACCGACGAGACGCCGGTCCAGATGAGCGGATAGAGGAAGATCACCGCGAGGGCGGTGGTGAACACCCAGTAGGGGATGCCGAAGACGACGCGGGCGGCTTTCGAGCGGTAGCGCGGCGGAGTCGGCTGGTGGTTCGGCGCGACGATCGTGCGTGTCAGGGTCTGGGACATGATTCTCAGCTCTCATCCGTGCGGCGGAACGCGCGCAGCTGGAAGACGTTGATGACGATGAGCGCGAGCAGCACGATCACCGAGAGGGCGCCGGCGATGCCGAGGCTGTTCTGCCCCTGGAAGGCGACGTTGTAGATGAGCTGCACGACCGTCATGGTGCTGTTGTCGGGGCCGCCCTTGGTGAGGATGTAGAACTGCTCGAATGCGAGCAGCGACCCGGTCACGCACATCACGGTGGTGAGGGCGAAGGTCGGCTTGAGCAGCGGCACAGTGATGTCGCGGAAGGTCTGCCAGCGGTTCGCGCCGTCGATGCGGGCGGCTTCGTACACATCGTCGGGAATCCCCTGGAGCCCCACCAGCATGAGCAGCATGTAGAAGCCCGCGTAGCGCCAGACGATCAGGAAGATCGTCGACCACAGCGCCCCCTCCGGCGTGCCGAGGAACGTGATGCCCCACGACTTCATGAGGGTGGCGAACGGCCCGGCGATGGGGGAGTAGAGAACGTAGAAGAGCAGCGAGGCGGATGCCAGGCCGAGGGCGCTGGGGATCAGGAACGCGGTGCGCAGGAAGCCCTTCCATCGGGTGGACTCCTGCACGAGCAGGGCCAGGCCGAGCCCGAGTCCGATCAGGATCACGGTCGTGATGACCGTGTAGAGCAGGGTGAAGCGGATCGAATCCCAGAACAGGCGATGCGTGACGGCATCCGCATAGTTCTCGGGAAAGTTGATGCCCTGGTTGCCGCTCAACAGCGGCCAGTCCGAGGCCGACATCTGCAGCACCAGCAGCAGCGGCACGATGAACAGCAGGGCGACGAAGATCGCCGTCGGGGCGGCGTACAGCCAGCCTTGCACCGGTCCGCCGAAGGCGGTGCGCCGTCTGCGGCGACGCAGCGGGAGTGTGGCCTGGGTCATCACGTTCTCTTTCGATCGGAAGTGCGGGCGTGCGGCGAGGATGCGGGGGGCGGCGAGATGCGCGCCGCCCCCCTCGTGATCACTGCGAGAGGATCGCGGTGATCTCCTCGTTGTCGGCCGGCACCGAATCGTCGCCGTTCAGCACGGCGTTGCGCACCAGCGTCAGCCACGGGCTGCCCGGGGCGTTGAACGCCTGCTGGAAGTTCAGCGCCACGGGGGTGTCGCCCTGAGCGGCGACCTCGTTGATGGTCACCAGGCGCGGGTCGGCTGCGGCGTACTCGTTGTCGGCCAGGTCGCCGCGCGAGACCGCGTTGCCGTCCTTCGCGAGCACCTCGACTTGGGCGTCCTCGGACATCATCCAGTTGAGGAAGTTCCAGGCCTGTGCGGCCTTCTTCGAATCCTTCGAGATGCCGATGCCGTCGCCGCCGACGAACGTCGAGGCGCCGCCGTCGACACCGGGGATGCCTGCGACACCCGCATCGAACTCCAGCGAGGGGAGCAGCGTCGCGGGGAAGGGCATGACGCCGACCTTGCCCTCGCTGAACGCAGCGGTCCAGGTGGGGCCGGCCTCATCGGTCGAGCTGGGAAGAACGGCCCCTGCTTCTTCGAGGCCCGCCCACGTGTCGTAGACCGCCTGTGCCGAGTCGCCGTCGAGCAGTGACTCCGTGCCATCGTCGCTCATGACCTCGTCGCCCGACGCCCAGACCGAGGGGAACCAGGTGAACACCAGGCATCCGCCGCAGTTGAGACCGGTCGCGGTGCCGTAGGTGTCTGGCTTGTTCAGTGCCTGCACGGCCATGGCCGCCTCGGCGAACTCGTCGAGCGTGGCCGGTGCCTTCTCGGGGTCGAGGCCGGCCTCGGCGAAGAGCTCCTTGTTCCAGAAGAGCATCGAGAGATCCAGGGCGAACGGCAGCACGTACTCGGCGTCGTCGACGGTGCCGGCCGACAGATGCCCGGGGTTGATCTCGTCCTTGAAGTCGAGTCCGTCGATCTGCTCGGACATGTCCTGGAAGAGGCCCTGCTGCGCCCAGTTGGGCACGTACACGATGTCGGCGGCGAACAGATCGGGCAGGCCGCTCGACCCTGCGGCCGCACCCACCTTCGCGACGTAGTCGTCGTTGGGGACGACCGTGAGCTCGACCTGGTTCTCGTGGCTCTCGTTGTAGGCGTCGACGAGCAGCTTGGCCTGGCGTTCGATGGGCGCGCGGGTCCACAACGTCAGCGTCGTGCCGTCATCGGTGCCTTCGGCGGGTATCGGCTCGTTCGACGCGTCGTCGGCGGCGGGCGTGCAGGCGGCGAGGCCGCCGACCAGCAGTCCGGCCACGAGGGTGGCGGCTGCGGCCCGGCGTGCGGCGTGGGTTCGGATGGTGTTCATGGGCGGGGGCTCCTCTGGGCTCTTCCTCGAGCGGATGCGGTGTGGCGCTTCGACAGTGCAGCGCCGGGAGTGAGGCGGTGTGCGATCAGGCTCTTCGAAAATCTACGAAAACCCTTTCGAAAAGGTATAGCGTGGTTGTGGAGGGGGCGTCAACCCTTGTTCCGATAACCTTTCAGCAACAGGGAGTGGGATGACCGATACGACTGGAGCGCGGGCCGTGACGCTCGGCGACGTCGCCGCGCGCGCGGGGGTGTCGATCTCTACGGCATCCAAGGCGCTGAACGATCGCGGTGACGTGTCGGCCGCGACACGCGCCAGGGTCCGGGCGATCGCCGAAGAGCTGTCCTTCACCCCCAATGCGATGGCCCGCGGCCTGCTCGCCGGCCGTACCGGCACGGTCGGACTGCTCACCAGCGACCTCGAGGGCCGCTTCATGCTGCCGATCCTGATGGGCGCCGAGGATGCCTTCGGAGCGGGCCGCATCAACGTGTTCCTCTGCGACGCGCGGGGCGACGCGATCCGTGAGCAGCACCACCTGAAGGAGCTGCTGAGCCGCAGGGCCGACGGCATCATCGTCGTCGGTCGTCAGACCGACCCGCGTCCCTCGCTCGGGCAGGAGATCCCCGTGCCTGTGGTCTACGCGTACGCACCGTCGGACGATCCGCGCGACCTCTCATTGACTCCCGACAACTATGCGGGCGGGCGTCTCGCGATCGAGCATCTGCTGGCCTGCGGGCGTCGGCGCATCGCGCACATCTCGGGCGACCCGACCTATGCCGCAGCCCAAGACCGCCTCGCGGGCGCCAGGGCCGCACTCGGTGAGGCGGGGCTGGAACTCGTGGGTGGGCCGATGTTCTCGGAGTGGACCGAGCACTGGGGGCGGGATGCCGCGGCGATGCTGCTGCAGCGTCATCCTGACATCGACGCCGTGTTCTGCGGGTCCGACCAGATCGCTCGCGGAGTGCTCGACTCGGCCCGCGATCTCGGCCGCACCGTGCCCGACGACCTCGCCGTGATCGGCTACGACAACTGGGAGGTGCTCGCGACCAACGCCCGGCCCGAGCTCACCAGCATCGACGCCAACCTGCAGCAGCTCGGACGCCAGGCGGCGTTGCGGGTGTTCGACGCTATCGACGGCATCGACATCGGCGAAGGCGCGCACCACCTGCCGGTGCGGCTCGTGATCCGCGGATCGACCATCGCCCGACGCTGAGGAGCGCTCGCGCGTGCCGGAGCTAGGTCAGGCGTGGTCGCGCCAGGAGTGCTGCGGGTGGAACCCCAGCACCCGTCGGGCCTTGTCGATCGACAGCAGCGTCTCGTTCGGGCCGAACTCGCGCGCGACCGGCACCTCAGGGAAGACCTCGGCGAGCAGCTCGGCGTTCGGGCGCGACATGACCGTGTCGGCCGCCGCGATGATGAAGTTGTCGAACCCGGGTGCGGCGACCTCGAGGGCGCGCTGCACAGCCTGGGCGCCGTCGCGCGCGTCGACGTAGCCCCAGAGGTTCCACTTGCGGCGCAAAGCGTCGGCGTCGAAGTCGGGGAACTCGACATAGTCGTCCGGGTTCATCACGTTCGAGAATCGCAGGGCGGTGATCGACAGGTCGGGATGCCAGCGCACGAGCTCTCGCGCCAGCTGCTCCTCGAGGGTCTTGACGAGCGAGTAGACCGATTCGGGGCGAGCCGGGTAGTCCTCGTCGACCGGCACGTAGGGTGGCGGCACATCGAACGGCAGGCCGAGCACGGTCTCGCTCGACGCGTAGACGACACGGCGGATGCCGAGTCGCACGGCCGCCCAGAAGACGTTGAACGTGGCGGGCATGTTGTTGTGGAAGGTCGCCACGTCGCTGCGGATGCCGGGGGCGGGAATCGCGCCCAGGTGCACGACGGCGTCGATGCCGTCATGGCGGTCTCCGACAGCCGTGAAAGCATCCACGACCTGGCCGTAATCCGTCAGGTCGACCTGCACGAAATCGGGGCCGCGGGTGCCTGCGACGTCCATGCCGATGACCTCGTATCCGTGGGCGCGGAGTTCCCGCGCGACGACGCTGCCGAGCTTGCCCGATGATCCGGTGAGTGCGATGCGCATGTCACCAGAGTGGCACGATGGCGAGGCGCCGGGGCCGCTCGGCATACACTCGTCGGCGTGAGTGACACGAGCAGCCAGCCCCGCCGCACCGTCGGCGTGCGCGATGTCGCGGTGCTCGCCGGCGTCTCCCGACAGACGGTGTCGAGGGTGCTCAACGACCACCCCGAGGTCGCCACCGAGACTCGGGAGCGCGTGCTCGCGGCGATGGCGCAGCTCGGCTACCGCATGAACAATGCCGCGCGGGCGCTGGGCACGCGGCGCTCCCGGACGCTGGGAGTGCTGGCCTCCGATGCACTGCAGTACGGGCCGTCGCGCAGCATCGCCGCGCTCGAGGCGTCCGCCCGCGAGGTCGGCTATTGGCTGAGCGCGGCCTTCGCCGATGCGGGGGATGCGGATGCCGTGGTCTCGGCCGTCGACCACCTCGTCATGCAGGGCGTCGAGGGGATCGTGGTCGTCGCCCCGCACGCCCGCACGCTCGAAGCGCTCGACGCACTGCGCATCGGTGTGCCGGTCGTGACGCTGCACGCCGCCGACCGGGGCGCCCGGGGCCTCTCTGTCGACCAGGCTGCGGGAGCGCGACTGGCGGTGGCGGCGCTCGCGGATGCCGGGCACACGCGGATCGCACACCTCGCCGGACCCGCCGACTGGCTCGAGGCGGAGTCGCGCGCCGAGGGATTCGCCGCTGAGTTGGCTGCCCGGGGGCTCGCCGCCGGGCCAGTGTTCGAGGGCGACTGGACCGCCGGTTCCGGCTATGCGGCGGCCGACGCGGTGCGCGAATCAGGCGTGACTGCGGTGTTCGCCGCCAACGATCAGATGGCGCTGGGACTGCTCGGGGGGCTCCACGAGGCCGGCCTCTCGGTGCCTGCTGACATCAGTGTCGTCGGATTCGACGACATCCCCGACGCCGCGTACTACTGGCCTCAGCTCACGACCGTCCGGCAGGATTTCGACGAGCTCGCCCGCCGCGCGGTGGCGGCAGCCCTCGCGAGCAGCGGCGCCGCTCCGGCATCCGATCTCGCGCCCGTCGCCCCCGTGCTCGTGACCAGGGCGTCGGTCGCGCCGCCGCGCTGAGCGCCGCTGCGGCGGGCGCCGCTGCGGTCTCTGCTGCCGCGGTCTCTTGCGGGGTCGATTTCGCACGCGCCCACGGTGCGGGGTCGATTTCGCACGTGAAACCCCCGGATCCGGTGCGAAAGTGACCCCGCTCGAGGTCGGAGGTGCGAAAGTGACCCCGCTCGAGGCGAGAGGTGCGGAAGTGACCCCGCGCGACAGGACGCCGCGGCGAGCAGTCGCATCTTGACCGCCCGCACAGCCCGTGACACACTACTGTGACCGGTCACAGTGACCACCGACGACCCCGAGGTACCCGTGAGCAACGAAGCCCCCGTCTTCTCCGCCGAGATCGACGCATCCATCCAGGCCGTCCGCGAGGATGTCGCGCGCCTCCACGGCGAACTCGTCCGCTACGGACTGATCGTGTGGACCGGCGGCAATGTCTCGGGCCGCGTGCCCGGTGCCGACCTGTTCGTGATCAAGCCGTCGGGCGTGAGCTACGACGACCTGACCCCCGAGAACATGATCCTGTGCGACCTCGACGGCGCGGTCATCCCGGGCACTCCGGGCAGCGACCGCTCGCCCTCGAGCGACACCGCCGCCCACGCCTACGTCTATCGCCACATGCCCGAGGTCGGCGGCGTCGTGCACACGCACTCGACGTTCGCGGTCGCCTGGGCCGCCCGGGGCGAGGAGATCCCCTGCGTCATCACGGCGATGGCCGACGAGTTCGGCGGTCCGATCCCGGTGGGCCCCTTCGCGATCATCGGCGACGACTCGATCGGCCGCGGAATCGTGCAGACGCTCACGGGGCACCGCAGCCGCGCGGTCCTGATGCAGAACCACGGCCCGTTCACGATCGGGGTCGACGCGAAGGATGCCGTGAAGGCCGCCGTCATGGTCGAGGATGTCGCCCGCACGGTGCACTACGCCCGCGAGGCGGGCCCCCTGATCCCGATTCCGCAGGAGGCCGTCGACAGCCTCTTCGCCCGATACCAGAACGTCTACGGACAGAACTCGGACGCCCGACGATGAGCGACACGACCAGCCGCACCACGGCCCGCGATGACATCGTCGACGGCCGCACCAGCCTCGGCATCGAGTTCGGCTCGACGCGCATCAAGGCCTGCCTGATCGGATCCGATGCCACAGAGGTGCTCGCCACCGGGTCGTTCGCGTGGGAGAACCGACTCGAAGACGGCCTCTGGACCTACGCGATCGACGAGGTCTGGGCGGGACTGCAGTCGGCCTATGCCGCTCTCGTCGCAGACGCAGACGACCGCCACGGCGTGCGCCCCGAGACGTTCGGCGCGATCGGCATCTCAGCCATGATGCACGGCTACCTCGCGTTCGACGCGCAGGGCCAGCTGCTCACGCCGTTCCGCACCTGGCGCAACACCAACACAGGCGCCGCGGCGGCAGAGCTGACCGAGCTGCTCGGCGTCAACATCCCGCTGCGATGGTCGATCGCGCATCTGCATCAGGCGGTGCTCGACGACGAGGCGCACGTGCCGCAGCTCGACTTCGTGACGACCCTCGCCGGATATGTGCACACGGCGCTGACGGGCGAGCGCGTGCTCGGCGTCGGCGATGCCTCGGGCATGTTCCCGATCGATTCCGCGACCGGAGACTACGACGAGCGGATGCTGCAGGCGTACGACGCGCTCGCCGCAGACCGCCTTCCCACGACGGCCCGAGGCCTGCTCCCGAAGGTGCTCCCCGCCGGCGGCTCCGCCGGCACCCTCACCGCCGACGGCGCAGCACTGCTCGATCCGACCGGCGCGCTGGCCCCCGGCATCCCGCTGTGCCCGCCCGAGGGCGACGCCGGCACCGGTATGGTCGCGACGAACTCGGTGTCGCCGCGCACCGGCAACGTCTCGGCCGGAACGAGCATCTTCGCGATGGTCGTGCTCGAGCGTCCGCTGTCCGAAGTGCATCACGAACTCGATCTCGTGACGACTCCCGCAGGCGACGCCGTGGCGATGGTGCACTGCAACAACGGTGCGAGCGAGCTCGCGGCCTGGGCAGGGCTCTTCACCCGATTCTCGGCCGCCGCGGGGCAGCCGCTGAGCGACGACGCCGTCTTCGACGCGCTCTTCCGCGAGGCTCTCGACGGTGAGGCGGATGCCGGCGGCCTGCTCGCGTACAACCATCTCGCCGGCGAGCCGATCGCAGGGCTGGCTGAGGGGCGACCGCTGTTCGTACGCACGCCCGACAGTGCGTTCACGCTGGCGAACTTCATGCGCTCGCAGCTCTACGGTGTGTTCGGCACGCTCGCGCTCGGGATGCAGGTGCTCGCCGCCGAGGGTGTCGAACTCGACCGCATGTTCGCACACGGAGGCATGTTCCGCACCGCCGGCGTCGCGCAGCGCTTCCTCGCCGGGGCCCTCGGGGCTCCGGTGGCGGTGGGTGAACTCGCCTCGGAGGGCGGGGCGTGGGGCATCGCGGTGCTCGCGTCGTACCTCGCGCACTCCGACACCGCCTCGCTCGGGGAGTACCTCGAGCGAGACGTCTTCGCCACGGCATCCCTCGCCGTCGTCGACCCCGACCCCGCCGACGTCGACGGCTTCGCCGCCTACCTCGACCGCTACCGCACCGGCCTCGCCATCGAGTCCACAGCCATCACCGCTCTCTGAACTCTTCACGTCGCTGAGCGCGAGAACCGCACCACGTGTCGTCTCGGTGCTCCGCTCCTCGCTCGACCGAATCTGAAAGGCCCCTCATGACCCGCACCCCGCTCACCACCTCGCTCGACGGCTACGAGGTCTGGTTCCTGACCGGCAGCCAGCACCTCTACGGCCCCGAGACGCTCGCGCAGGTCGCCGAGCAGTCGCAGGAGATCGCCCGCATCCTCGACGAGGCCGGCGAGGTGCCGGTGAAGATCGTCTGGAAGCCGGTGCTGACAGATGCGGCGGCGATCAAGCGCACCGCGCTCGAGGCCAACGCCGACGACAGGGTCATCGGCCTGATCGCGTGGATGCACACGTTCAGCCCCGCGAAGATGTGGATCGCAGGTCTCGACGCGCTGCAGAAGCCGCTCGCGCACCTGCACACGCAGGCGAACGTCGAGCTGCCGTGGGCCGACATCGACTTCGACTTCATGAACCTGAACCAGGCGGCGCACGGCGACCGCGAGTTCGGCTA
This window contains:
- a CDS encoding sugar ABC transporter substrate-binding protein, with the protein product MNTIRTHAARRAAAATLVAGLLVGGLAACTPAADDASNEPIPAEGTDDGTTLTLWTRAPIERQAKLLVDAYNESHENQVELTVVPNDDYVAKVGAAAGSSGLPDLFAADIVYVPNWAQQGLFQDMSEQIDGLDFKDEINPGHLSAGTVDDAEYVLPFALDLSMLFWNKELFAEAGLDPEKAPATLDEFAEAAMAVQALNKPDTYGTATGLNCGGCLVFTWFPSVWASGDEVMSDDGTESLLDGDSAQAVYDTWAGLEEAGAVLPSSTDEAGPTWTAAFSEGKVGVMPFPATLLPSLEFDAGVAGIPGVDGGASTFVGGDGIGISKDSKKAAQAWNFLNWMMSEDAQVEVLAKDGNAVSRGDLADNEYAAADPRLVTINEVAAQGDTPVALNFQQAFNAPGSPWLTLVRNAVLNGDDSVPADNEEITAILSQ
- a CDS encoding L-ribulose-5-phosphate 4-epimerase, which codes for MSNEAPVFSAEIDASIQAVREDVARLHGELVRYGLIVWTGGNVSGRVPGADLFVIKPSGVSYDDLTPENMILCDLDGAVIPGTPGSDRSPSSDTAAHAYVYRHMPEVGGVVHTHSTFAVAWAARGEEIPCVITAMADEFGGPIPVGPFAIIGDDSIGRGIVQTLTGHRSRAVLMQNHGPFTIGVDAKDAVKAAVMVEDVARTVHYAREAGPLIPIPQEAVDSLFARYQNVYGQNSDARR
- a CDS encoding LacI family DNA-binding transcriptional regulator, which codes for MTDTTGARAVTLGDVAARAGVSISTASKALNDRGDVSAATRARVRAIAEELSFTPNAMARGLLAGRTGTVGLLTSDLEGRFMLPILMGAEDAFGAGRINVFLCDARGDAIREQHHLKELLSRRADGIIVVGRQTDPRPSLGQEIPVPVVYAYAPSDDPRDLSLTPDNYAGGRLAIEHLLACGRRRIAHISGDPTYAAAQDRLAGARAALGEAGLELVGGPMFSEWTEHWGRDAAAMLLQRHPDIDAVFCGSDQIARGVLDSARDLGRTVPDDLAVIGYDNWEVLATNARPELTSIDANLQQLGRQAALRVFDAIDGIDIGEGAHHLPVRLVIRGSTIARR
- a CDS encoding sugar ABC transporter permease; this encodes MTQATLPLRRRRRRTAFGGPVQGWLYAAPTAIFVALLFIVPLLLVLQMSASDWPLLSGNQGINFPENYADAVTHRLFWDSIRFTLLYTVITTVILIGLGLGLALLVQESTRWKGFLRTAFLIPSALGLASASLLFYVLYSPIAGPFATLMKSWGITFLGTPEGALWSTIFLIVWRYAGFYMLLMLVGLQGIPDDVYEAARIDGANRWQTFRDITVPLLKPTFALTTVMCVTGSLLAFEQFYILTKGGPDNSTMTVVQLIYNVAFQGQNSLGIAGALSVIVLLALIVINVFQLRAFRRTDES
- a CDS encoding NAD(P)-dependent oxidoreductase — its product is MRIALTGSSGKLGSVVARELRAHGYEVIGMDVAGTRGPDFVQVDLTDYGQVVDAFTAVGDRHDGIDAVVHLGAIPAPGIRSDVATFHNNMPATFNVFWAAVRLGIRRVVYASSETVLGLPFDVPPPYVPVDEDYPARPESVYSLVKTLEEQLARELVRWHPDLSITALRFSNVMNPDDYVEFPDFDADALRRKWNLWGYVDARDGAQAVQRALEVAAPGFDNFIIAAADTVMSRPNAELLAEVFPEVPVAREFGPNETLLSIDKARRVLGFHPQHSWRDHA
- a CDS encoding carbohydrate ABC transporter permease, which codes for MSQTLTRTIVAPNHQPTPPRYRSKAARVVFGIPYWVFTTALAVIFLYPLIWTGVSSVSPMAGTSQTDGWGFGNYAALGEYQAGIWVYLGNSLFVSVLTVALTLFISLLGGYAFARFSFPGKNALFLLTLAILMVPYATLLIPLYVILNAVGLQNSLVGVALVIAMFQLPFSMFMMRISFESIPREMDEAAMVDGCSSWGALWRVLLPAVKPGLVTVGLFAFLTAWNDFMAPLILINDTNRMTLPLAVANLRGQVQGVVDYGATEAGVVVLALPCILLFLILQRHYVRGFMSGAFKG
- a CDS encoding LacI family DNA-binding transcriptional regulator, which encodes MSDTSSQPRRTVGVRDVAVLAGVSRQTVSRVLNDHPEVATETRERVLAAMAQLGYRMNNAARALGTRRSRTLGVLASDALQYGPSRSIAALEASAREVGYWLSAAFADAGDADAVVSAVDHLVMQGVEGIVVVAPHARTLEALDALRIGVPVVTLHAADRGARGLSVDQAAGARLAVAALADAGHTRIAHLAGPADWLEAESRAEGFAAELAARGLAAGPVFEGDWTAGSGYAAADAVRESGVTAVFAANDQMALGLLGGLHEAGLSVPADISVVGFDDIPDAAYYWPQLTTVRQDFDELARRAVAAALASSGAAPASDLAPVAPVLVTRASVAPPR
- a CDS encoding FGGY-family carbohydrate kinase; translated protein: MSDTTSRTTARDDIVDGRTSLGIEFGSTRIKACLIGSDATEVLATGSFAWENRLEDGLWTYAIDEVWAGLQSAYAALVADADDRHGVRPETFGAIGISAMMHGYLAFDAQGQLLTPFRTWRNTNTGAAAAELTELLGVNIPLRWSIAHLHQAVLDDEAHVPQLDFVTTLAGYVHTALTGERVLGVGDASGMFPIDSATGDYDERMLQAYDALAADRLPTTARGLLPKVLPAGGSAGTLTADGAALLDPTGALAPGIPLCPPEGDAGTGMVATNSVSPRTGNVSAGTSIFAMVVLERPLSEVHHELDLVTTPAGDAVAMVHCNNGASELAAWAGLFTRFSAAAGQPLSDDAVFDALFREALDGEADAGGLLAYNHLAGEPIAGLAEGRPLFVRTPDSAFTLANFMRSQLYGVFGTLALGMQVLAAEGVELDRMFAHGGMFRTAGVAQRFLAGALGAPVAVGELASEGGAWGIAVLASYLAHSDTASLGEYLERDVFATASLAVVDPDPADVDGFAAYLDRYRTGLAIESTAITAL